In Bubalus bubalis isolate 160015118507 breed Murrah chromosome 3, NDDB_SH_1, whole genome shotgun sequence, a genomic segment contains:
- the LOC102394266 gene encoding protein tyrosine phosphatase type IVA 1-like: protein MARMNRPDPVEVTYRNMRFLITHNPTNATLSKFIEELKKYGVTTIVRVCEATYDTTLVEKEGIHVLDWPLDDGAPASNQIVDDWLSLVKIKFREDPGCCIAVHCVAGLGRAPVLVALALIEGGMKYEDAVQFIRQKRRGAFNSKQLLYLEKYRPKMRLRFKDSNGHRNNCCIQ, encoded by the coding sequence ATGGCTCGAATGAACCGCCCAGATCCTGTGGAAGTTACATACAGGAACATGAGATTTCTTATTACACACAACCCAACTAATGCAACGTTAAGCAAATTTATAGAGGAACTTAAGAAGTATGGAGTTACCACAATCGTAAGAGTATGTGAAGCGACTTATGACACTACTCTTGTTGAGAAAGAAGGCATCCATGTCCTTGATTGGCCTTTGGATGATGGCGCACCAGCATCTAACCAGATTGTTGATGATTGGTTAAGTCTTGTGAAAATTAAGTTTCGTGAAGACCCTGGTTGTTGTATTGCTGTTCATTGTGTTGCAGGCCTTGGCAGAGCTCCAGTGCTTGTTGCCCTAGCATTAATTGAAGGTGGAATGAAATATGAAGATGCAGTACAGTTCATAAGACAAAAGCGGCGAGGAGCTTTTAACAGCAAGCAACTTTTGTATTTGGAGAAGTATCGTCCTAAAATGCGGCTGCGCTTCAAAGACTCCAATGGGCATAGAAACAACTGTTGCATTCAATAA